Proteins from a genomic interval of Cryptococcus neoformans var. grubii H99 chromosome 8, complete sequence:
- a CDS encoding calcium-binding protein NCS-1, with product MGKSQSKLSSEELAELQKNTYFDKKELQQWYKGFLKDCPSGQLNKEEFKKIYRQFFPFGDPSQFADYVFNVFDEDKSGTIEFKEFICALSVTSRGRLDEKLKWAFQLYDINQDGYITYDEMLQIVRSIYKMTGQMVQLPEDEDTPEKRVDKIFRNMDLNKDHRLTYDEFKEGSKQDPTIVQALSLYDGLV from the exons ATGGGAAAGTCGCAATCCAAATTATCCTCTGAAGAGCTTGCCGAGCTCCAAAAAAACACTTACT TCGATAAGAAG GAACTCCAACAATGG TACAAAGGCTTCCTCAAGGACTGTCCTAGTGGTCAACTGAACAAGGAAG AGTTTAAGAAAATCTATCGACAATTCTTTCCTTTCGGTGATCCTAGTCAGTTTGCAGATTATGTCTTCAAC GTGTTTGACGAAGATAAGTCTGGGACAATAGAATTCAAG GAGTTCATCTGCGCCCTTTCGGTTACCTCTCGGGGTCGTCTTGACGAAAAGCTTAAATGGGCGTTCCAACTGTATGATATTAACCAAGACGGTTACATCACCTACGATGAGATGCTTCAGATTGTACGATCTATTTATAAAATGACAGGACAAATGGTCCAGTTgccagaggatgaagatacTCCCGAAAAG CGAGTCGACAAGATCTTTAGGAACATGGATCTGAATAAGGACCATCGACTGACATATGACGAGTTCAAGGAGGGCTCCAAGCAGGATCCGACCATCGTACAG GCTCTGTCACTGTATGATGGGTTGGTGTAG